A region of the Stenotrophomonas bentonitica genome:
GCGCTATGGAAACTATACGCGCAGCGTATTGGATAAATCTGGGGCGCACTGCTATAGTCGGCGCAATGACTGCAAAGATAAATGACAGTGTGTCGAGCTCTCTAGATTAATTATTGGAGACTATCATGAAGTTTGAGAAGTCACAGGCAGCAGTTGACCGCCTGACCCCCGAGCAACGCCGGATTACCCAGGATTCGGGGACCGAAAGGCCCTTCACGGGTGAGCACAACGACAACAAGGAGCCTGGCATCTACGTCGACATAGTGTCGGGAGAGCCGCTGTTCGCTTCAACGGACAAGTTCGATTCGGGTACTGGCTGGCCCAGCTTCACCAAGCCGATCGTTCCGGCAAACGTGAACGAGGTGCGGGACAGTGCACACGGCATGGTCCGGACGGAGGTCAGGTCGGTACACGCCGACAGCCATCTGGGCCACGTTTTCCCGGACGGTCCTTCCGACCGCGGCGGTCTGCGCTACTGCATCAACTCTGCGTCCCTTCGCTTCATCCCGCGCGACGAGATGGAGTCCGAGGGATACGGTGAATATCTCGATCAAGTAGAGGAGGCTTAACATGCATCAGCGCGCTGTTCTCGCAGGAGGATGTTTCTGGGGCATGCAGGATCTGATCCGCAAGCGGCCCGGCATCATCTCGACCCGTGTGGGTTACACGGGCGGCGATATTCCGAACGCCACGTATCGTAATCACGGCACGCATGCCGAGGGGATCGAGATTGTCTTCGACCCGACAGTGACGAGCTACCGGCACATCCTGGAATTCTTCTTCCAGATCCACGATCCGACGACGCTGAACCGCCAGGGCAATGATCGTGGGCTCTCCTACCGGTCGGGCATCTATTATGTCGACGAGGAGCAGAAGCGCGTCGCCGAGGAT
Encoded here:
- the msrB gene encoding peptide-methionine (R)-S-oxide reductase MsrB, yielding MKFEKSQAAVDRLTPEQRRITQDSGTERPFTGEHNDNKEPGIYVDIVSGEPLFASTDKFDSGTGWPSFTKPIVPANVNEVRDSAHGMVRTEVRSVHADSHLGHVFPDGPSDRGGLRYCINSASLRFIPRDEMESEGYGEYLDQVEEA
- the msrA gene encoding peptide-methionine (S)-S-oxide reductase MsrA produces the protein MHQRAVLAGGCFWGMQDLIRKRPGIISTRVGYTGGDIPNATYRNHGTHAEGIEIVFDPTVTSYRHILEFFFQIHDPTTLNRQGNDRGLSYRSGIYYVDEEQKRVAEDTIADVDASGLWDGKVVTEVQPVGEFWEAEPDHQDYLEKRPGGYTCHFVRPDWVLPKRHEAGDVSPAAGAAAE